The genomic region gcaccatataccgaggatggcaggtttgaacctggccccagccaaactgcaacaaaaaaatagccaggcgttgtgggagcACCTGTATTcacagctactcgagaggctgaggcaagagaatcacctgagcccaagagctggaggtttctataagctgtgatgccatggcactctaccgagggcaacaaagtgagattctgtctctaaaaaaataaataataataataataactacagCTTTAAATATCACCTAAAACCTATATATGACATATAGACCTTGAAGCTCAGACAGAATTGAGTGCATAAACAAAGCCATCGGAGCAGGAATTAAtgaactctgccaggaagcaaagcttaatgaAATACAGGCCTTGCTGCTGGTCTTAGTCAAACAGGCCTCCGTCAaacctctgcaatttagcagaaACTCCTAGAAGAACTGGGAGATACTGAATTGAACAGGCAGTTAGAAACTCTAGGAAGAGTAGCAAGAAAGATCTCCACTTGTGTAATTAACCATGTCctatttagtcttttgtgtctgtacatccttcTCTCTGGAGAATCAAGGGAATCAAGTCTAAGTCAATAATCAAAacccaggcggtgcctgtggctcaaaggggtaggacgctggccccatatgccatatgccagaggtggcaggttcaaacccagcccggccaaaaactgcaaaaaaaaaaaaaaaaaaaaaggggagttCTCATGTGGTGAGGGAGAGGACGGATGGTGTCAAGGCTGGGTGGTGGTTACATGAGCCTGTACACATGCACTTCCAAACAAATGAGTGCACATAAACACCAGGGAAGATCAAGTAAATCCCGTAGATTGTCCCAGTTCCACTTGTTTAAAAGTTGTACTACAGCTAGGGAAAATGTTAAATTGGGAGGACACACAGCCAAAGCCCTGACACCTAGAGGCGTCCTTATCCTGGAGGTGGATGGGATCTTGTGGAGCTGGTAGAGCTCTCCCTACACTTGGCCCCTGGCCTCTGCACATGCACCTGTAACACTCAGGGGAATGATCAGGAGAGGAGGGCAGAGTGGAGGCTGGAGTGCTCACATTTCCCTTCcccatgcacactgcacttaCTCCGCAACTAGCTTACCACAGAAATAGACTCAATGCAGCAAAGAAATGACTGGACCACAAGGTCTCCTTGTCCCCTGGTAGGAAAGCTATGATGCTGAAGGGAGCTATGATGGCCAATTGGCCATAACTGGCAAACACAATTTTTTAGAACCCAAATAGTGGAAACATTAAGAGAATACATTAAATGTATTTGAAACAATTTCTGAACAAAATTAACCATTCCTCAGAGGACTGAAGCCACCTGTGATGCCAattcatttttgtcattgttattgtttCTGGATGCTAATTTACTACCATAATTCTGCTTTGCAAttgttcttataatttttttttttttttttgagacagagtctcactatgtcaccctcaggagagggctatggcatcacagctcacagcaacctccaactcttgggcttaagcaattctcttgcctaagcctcccaagtacctgagactacaggtgcctgccacaatgcctggctattttttcttgttgttgcagttgtttagctggcctgggcagggtttgaaccctccaccttcagtgcatgtgactggcgctgtaactactgtgctacgggcaccaagcctgttctTATAATCTTAAATGTTTGGTGGGTGTGGTGTCTCACGTctgcaatcttagcactttaggaggctgaggtaagaggatttaacttaaggccaggagttcaaaataaGCCTGGAAacacatagtaagaccccatctctaaaaaatatatattttaattaaccaAGTGTAGtgttgtgtgcctgtagtcctagctactaggaagGTTGAATTGgaaggatcacgtgagcccacaagtttgagccCTCCAGAATTATGATCACAACccacactctagcctaggtgagaAAACAAGACATTGTCTATTAAAAactaattattaattatataataatcttttttgcagtttttggccagggctgggtttgaaccagccacctccagcatatgggccggtgccctactctgttgagccacaggtgccaccctaataaTCTTAAACATTAAGTTTTCATACTTTTGTGAGAAATCACACCTTTTCTTCCTATTTGATTCTTCCTAAAAAGTTCTAAAGTTAGTAGAGAGGCACTGTGTTCATACATGTTTACTTCATTTGTGTTAATGAATTCATTATTATAGTAACTTACTGAATCGCAACAACCTTGTCAAGCTACGTTGTTTGTACTTTCTGAGCCCACCCCTGCACCTCAGACTATGTTTACCTTTCTAAGCCTACCCCTACACCTCAGAATACATTTACAGGCCcctgttgggcagcgcctgttgctcagtgggtagggtgcaggctctatatactgagggtggtgggttcaaacctggccccagctaaactgcaaaaaaaaaaaaaaacagccaggcgttgtggcggtcacctgttgtcccagctactcgagaggctgaggcaagagaactacctaagcccaggagttggaggttgctgtgcactgtgacaccacagcactctaccaaggccgacAAATTgagagtctcttaaaaaaaaaaaaaaccctgtcccAGGATTATGGAGACTGAAAATATTCTAAGACAGATTTGAAGCTCCAAATGGCTTGATTCTAcctttcttttaaactttttttttttttttttgagacagagtctcactatgtcacctggggtagaatgccttagtgtcatagctcacagcaacctcaaaatcttgggcttaagagattctcttgcctcagcctcccaagtagctgggactacagatgcccaccaccatgcctggctattttgttgcagttgtcatcgttgtttagctggcctgggacgGATTCCAACCAGACacgctcagtgtatgtggctggcaccataaccactgagctacaggtgccgagcccagattcttttttttttttttttttgtagagacagagtctcactttatcacccttggtacaggggcttggcatcacactgctcacagcaacctccaactcctggccttaggcagttctctttcttcagcctcctgagtagctgggactacaggcacccaccacaatgcccagctatttttggttgcagtttggccagatcccggttccaacccaccaacctcagcatatggggccggtgccctactcactgaaccacaggtgccacccccaccccccaagccaATTCTTATTAATAGACTGCCtcatccgtttttttttttttggtggtttttggccggggctgggtttgaacccgtcacctccggcatatgggactggcgccctactccttgagccacaggcgccaccctgcctcATCCGTTTCTGCGAGAATCTATTCTGCTGAACAGCAGCAACTTTATAAATTTCTACTGACATATCCCTCCCCTTTTCATATCCTTCATTtggtttttcttaaaaataaaaggaaaaataatttaaaaacgcttcacccttttttttttttctggataggtAGGAAATAACCATGTGGTACAAGAGATTGAAATGAAAAGGTGAACTTGGAGTTGGACGGGTGCGGAGACGCTTCTGAGAGGACACCACGATGGCTGCCCAGGGAGAGCCCGGAGTCCAGTTCAAGCTCGTATTGGTTGGTGATGGTGGGACTGGGAAAACTTCGTTTGTGAAATGCCACTTGACCGGTGAATTTGAGAAGTATGTAGCCACCTTAGGCGTTGAGGTCCATCCCCTTGTGTTCCACACCAACAGAGGACCCATGAAGTTCAACGTATGGGATACAGCTGGCCGGGAGAAATTTGGTGGACTCAGAGATGGCTATTACATCCAAGCCCAGGGTGCCATTATAATGTTTGATGTAACATCACCAGTGACTTACAAGAACGTGCCTAATTGGCATAGAGATCTGGTATGAGTATGTGAAAACATCCCTATGGTGTTGTGTGGAAACGAAGTGAATATTAAGGACGGGGAAGTTAAGGTAAAATCTATTGTCTTTCCCCGAAAGAAGAATCTTCAGTACCACGGCATTTCTGCCAAAAGTagctacaactttttttttttttgtagtttttggccagggctggatttgaacccgccacctctggcatatggggctggcgcctactcctctgagccacaggcggcgccccaAAAGTAGCTACAACTTTGAAAAAAGCCTTTCCTCGGGCTTGCTAGAAAGCTCACTGGAGACCCTAACTCGGAGTGTGTGGCCAGGCCTGCTCTTGCCCCGCCAGAGGTGGTCACGGACCCAGCTGCGGCAGCACCATATCAACATGACTGAGAGGTCGCTCGACAGCTGCTCTCCTGGGTGAGGATGAGGACCCGGGAGAAAGAAGCGGGAGCCCAGCGTCCTGTGGTGTGGGCGGTGCAGCCTGAGCAGAACCTGCGCTTCATCTGGGATGCGGAAGGAGGTGGATGGGCTTCCGAGTGAACgtggcaatttaaaaaaaaaccttcatccTTTGGACCTGCGTATTTAGCTGTTTGGAACGCAGTCGATTCCTTCTTGAGTTTCAAATATAAGACTGTTACAGTCACGTCACACTATCCGGGGGTCAGATCTTGTCATTGTCAATCCCATTCCTTTTCATTTAGAATCACAATAAAGTTGTATTGCAAATATCCAAGCAAGTTGAGTTCATCTCTTGTGTGTAAGCATCCTAAAACCACTAAAATAGGGACGTTTATGCCATGTTAATATTAAAATCGCCTTGCTGATTTCACataatttgaaatcttttttttttttttttggccggggctgggcttgaacccgccacctccggcatatgggaccagcgccctacccgttgagccacaggcgccgccccataatttGAAATCTTATCAGATTAATTTCTGCCTAggtctatttgttttgtttgtttgtttttgtacattTGAATCATAAACTGGATATGACAGGTCAACCGGGTATTATATGTGGTTAGGAGTTAAGTGGTGTAAATATCGTTAGTGCTATCAAGCTAACATAATGTCTGCCCCACTTTAATTTTGGCTAGGGTCACCTAAGAGAGAACTTGCTTAAATTTTGTGACCTGTCATTAAGAATATGTAGTCTGTACATATCAAATAGATACTTTAAAGGTTGTGCTTTATTTTATGGCAAAGGTAACCATGTTAATGTAGAACTTCAAATAATGGATGGCATAGCAGTTGACGGCTGGAGTT from Nycticebus coucang isolate mNycCou1 chromosome 20, mNycCou1.pri, whole genome shotgun sequence harbors:
- the LOC128572289 gene encoding GTP-binding nuclear protein Ran-like → MAAQGEPGVQFKLVLVGDGGTGKTSFVKCHLTGEFEKYVATLGVEVHPLVFHTNRGPMKFNVWDTAGREKFGGLRDGYYIQAQGAIIMFDVTSPVTYKNVPNWHRDLV